A segment of the Lineus longissimus chromosome 11, tnLinLong1.2, whole genome shotgun sequence genome:
CTACATCAAAAAGACAATAGAAGACAAAAGCCAACCATGAGGTCGACTtgtaaatcaaaatatggaccATGACAGGTGTTTGCTTCTGGTCACGGCAAGGACTGGTAGGGATGACGGGTGTTTGCCTCTTGGCGTTACGAGTTGTATGCTTCTTTTAATAAGTTGTGTCCACTTCTTTTCCAGGACTAAATACATTCTGGATTCGTCAAGCCATGTGGTGGAATGGTATGGACAGGATAAGAGAAAATACATGGAGGCCTTAAATGCCTTCGCTGGCAAGCTTTTGCGCCAAGGCTGTCCTTAACTGtgaccttattcgccttatccaattttgccttctcccatttagccttctcctaacttgccttttctcaattcgccttctacgatttcgccatcgtcttatctcgcctttgttccaattggccttcttcctaactcgccttcctctcatcttgccttatACTAGTTtaccttttcttatttcgcctttgtcctattctgccttggttccatcctgccttatctcatcttgccttttcttgattgacctttgtgtcaattcgccttcttcccattttgccttctcccgtttcgccatatctcacttcgccttttatcaatcagccttcgttaagcaaggggtctattattcgcaggggggggggggcagtgttttgagtagtttaatgattttgttcaaaaaaactttgggacttgtattatctcatgctaagttatagcattgctgagaatgaagaacatcaaacataccaaaaccatccaaagggaacactgcgtgggacgttcttgagagctaactcattctgtgagaaggcctcataattccccaatgatcaaaggaatacatcttccagattgctggatttgagtaggcctattgaccatagtccataataaagaacttcagaagcactcacactttgaatgatcaataaaatacttagcacccccatccctcctatatagtaccaggtcacaagtcttactcatcaaagaatgccaaaacactatgccaaaatatttccatgaaagacttggaaaactctaagatttgacaaacatgggtaaatatactaagttggttttggagatacatgtaagtttaCATGtggatggttcagaagttatgaagatttgaaaatattggtaattaagcagcagccttgggtagggtaccaaaacataattcgtggaaacactcttatatgaaagattggccccacaaacatgggtaaaagagacaaaagtcttttgtaatatggtatgtaatgtaatatgactataatggctgagaagttatctacacttgtaattttggcaatgtccaccaggttttggttgggggtacccccgaatggaccctagaagcccttcaacactgttgaagacactttcatatgaaagattgactcaacaaacatgggtaaagacaccaagtttgttgcaaagtaggaagaaggcgaatgggaagaaggcgaaataatacaaaggcggggcgggttaaggcgagataggatgaaggcgaatcgggacaaaggtaaattaggacaaggtgaaataggagaaggcagattaagacaatggcaaactgagacgaaggcaagaatggataaggcaacttgtgataaggcaagataaaacagaggcaaaatagcataaggcgaaaaatgaaaaggcgaaaaaagacaaaggcgagatagaataaggcggattgggaagaggcaaaattggaaaaggcgaaataggagaaggcgaaatgtatattttttaaaggcaaaatgggaaaaggcgaaaaaagacaaggcgaaatgggcatttGTACATGCATCTAATAATACCCTTGAAAAGCTCAATCCGTGTGACGAAGGACGCTAAGAATCCGTGTGGCTACGAATGACACTAAAATTCCGTGTGACGAAGGACGCTAAGAATCAAACAAGTAACAATCGTAGATGCTCAGTTGTTCATCATGATTATAACTGTAACAGTTCAGAAAACTGCTGCTTGGTCTTTGGAAAAGACAAGTAACTGTGTGATGTCATACATGCTCAACCTCAATGCTGTATTTTATGCCTGCTACAAATTTTGCATTATGATTATGTCCTGTAAAGAGCCGATGATGATTTCTCAACCCAACCACTTGCACAATCTCTTACACTTCCTATCCCCAGATGATGCAGTGGTTGGCTACATTTTCTGGTGGGCATCTTATCTGTCTGCAGAATTTTACAATTagcctatattttttccacttCATGTCCATGATTGTGCAGCTGGCAAACACGAaaagagacagtcatattttcttgacgTGATTGCCGTAGAAGAATCTGTATGATACTCGAGATTATTGTGATATACAAGTAATAAAATGCTTTTATCTCTGTCTTACACCATGCCTTGTAAATTGTATTCTGTGCAGCTGTCCCAAcggccaatcagagctcagtaacttcgcctgacgtcatcaagtaagaaacgcacgtgttgttagtcagtaaacaagatcagcgaagcacattgacaaatggtgcgagttcgaaaCTCGGAAGGACCCAACAAATTATGCACTTTTGCCTAATTCTGCACAGAATGTActcaatggtacgaacctacctgtcaAACAAACCTCGCTGCCAGCGTCCCCAaatgtccttctgacatgtttagccagtgcattgggggttTGGGAAACATGTGTAAGGGGGAGTCATTTTGTGCCTGGGTCTTGAATCTCACAAAGACAAAATCTTCGAAATCTGGATACATAACAAATATAATTGATTTATCGCTAACGAAACCGCCTTAGCTGATTTGTGATGCGAGATGGGTCATAGAAATGCTGATCCTACAAGATGTTTATTGTGGtcctcagaaggacttatttggggggggggggggttaaaatgctccagcatgatgcatgatgcatgatgcctgagcagaaatccccctacaagcagCCTAACAGCAACTTCGGGGACCAGAGTTAGGCCTGGAAGAATTTCCTAGCCCAGTGTAAAGAGTTGCAGTATCGAACCCTATAGAGCAGCAAGATTTTAGCTTTTTTAATTGCGTCGGGCATTGGACGGACGGACGAGGAGCGGCGGCGGAAGACAAATTTGTTACGGATCCACGGCACATCAGGAATTCATGTTTAAAAACTGCGAGaagtaaataaaaataaaactcaTTGTTTTCGATTTTTAGTCGATCCGGATCTTCAAACGTCAATAAAAGTTCTTCATAATCACCCAGTTGGAATTAAACGTTGTAAAAACTGTTGACACGTATCTACTGGAATCATTGGTAAGTTATCTTTTCTTCTCTTGACGCCGAAAGTAACTttcaagtaagtttttgtgGGCCGTCAATTTGGCTGTCTGAGTTTAGATACGCCTTGTACGCGTCCAGGCCGTAGTTCGTTCGAGGTACCTATTACCGGACAAAATCACTCTACCGGGTGACCCAAAAGTAACAGCTTAAAAACTTACAGTTGCCACAGTCAACTCACTTTGCAGTTATTAATAACATCCAACAAAACCACTTGCGGGGTGGCTCAATAACatccattggcattggcattggcattgactGATTGAGATTGATCCAGGGCAGCCACAACATTTAGGCTAGCAGCCTCGGTTTGAGACCGTGTGTATCACTTTTTGGGGAGTTGTTTTCATTTACTGAACACTACTAGGGAGGTCACTGCAGTGAAATAGTGGTTTGGGTTCCAGGCTcatcataatcaggaggttatGGGTTCAACTTCAAACGGAGGGAGCATCATTTGGAGTATATTCGAGAGCTTGTGTGTCAAATCAACTGCGGACTGTGAATACAAATGCTTTTACAAGCGCTGGAAAGGTGAGGAGACTGTCACTCTGTCTTATGACTGTAATTGCCGACCAGCCTGAGTGGCAAAGTCCTATTCTTCATGGATCTAAAGAGGTTTCAGCTTGGTCAGACTATTCTTCATGTTTATTTATAAATATTTGaatgaatggggggggggggggcaactatTTTGGGTCACAATTTAGGAAGCTATTGCAGCCCAAACTATTGTGCTAGCTGATGATTGTGGTGGTGTTGTATGTTAGCTGAGAGCTGAGAGAGTCGGCTCCAAAAGTTTGTTTCACTTTAAAGAAGACAAAACACTCTCTTTATGTATCACTGTGGACAAGTGCTTTTCGACAAGACAGTGGATGATACAGACAGATACTTCCATTTGCCTCAGTATTTGCCctgagcctcatggcctagtggttaacactgctggccaccacgcaatagggcccgggttcgatcccggggagaatcCATGATcttatgtctggatgaaccggcgtggctttcaaggaactaaaattcctggctctacgcagtccttcgaatgagactcaaaaccgaggttccttgtacctggtgtctatgccagggcaagctaagaccccaccaagtgagaaacatgagtagcttgcgtggactctatctctctcgccaaagtcggaccactaggccaataaacccaattggcgcctaaccgtagtggcacgcaggatacgctcatcccgccttggaggaggattactcctaggagaatgacccctccaagtgcagagcgaacgctgaagaagaagaagaagaagaagaagcctcAGTATATTGTTGGGTACTGGTACTCACTGTTcacatgggtgatatgaataaagactagcaattgcttttatttaaaactccatgtacatttacactaggcctttctgtacaaaattgaagtaaaagcatttgctagactttattcatcgATCAGCAATGTTCTGCTAAACTGCACAATGAATCTACTCTCCCAATGTTCAACTCAACACTATACTTGTTAATAATCATGCTGGTCTCTTCATGCAAACCTGTAGCTGAGTTCATAAAATCAGAAGAATGTATTTTTGTGATTATTCTGATTATTATCATCTGCTTCCCTACCTTTCTGGCATCTGTTAGACTAGAGCAACAAAAACTGATGACAGCCAGGCACTCAAGTGTTTACTTAGCAAATCATAGGTACCATCTTTATTCTCTTCCTACATTTCCTGAACAGAAAAAGTTGAGAACTACATATTCATTAGGCTGTGAGTAATCTCCTCACTTCAAGGAATTGTGCTGCTTGATACATGAGGTATACATCAATAGGCTACAACCTTCAGGGGACCTTTTCTCTCAATGGAATAGGACCAAATTGTGACTGACATATTTCGTACACTATTTGGAATAATGATCTGCCCAACTCGTTCTGAATAATCTGTGATTTCAATTCTTTCTGGAATTTTGTCGCTGTAGAATTATATTGCACCTCATTATCATATCGCTTCACAATCCTATCTGGGGTAAGTGGCCATGGCCACAACCATTTAACCTTTGAATACAGCTGGAGTGCGAGTTGGTTCTTTGTTATTTCTCCATCAGGGAGCATTTTGCTTGCGAGTGTAAAAATTTAAGAAAGAATTCTCTTTATGTCAACTGGTGAAAGGAAGAGGTTGAATAGGATAAGTCAATAAGCACTGCTTCATAGTGGGTTCAAGTTGAGCAGACAGCCCATCAATTTGGCTTGCATGTTTACCAGTGAATATGTATGACTTAGTGTTGTACACATCTTTACCTGAATAAACTAATTATTCTGGTAAAACTGTTAGTAAACTAGAAGCTTTTACACCTGAGGTGGTCTCGGCAAGTTGTTTCACTGTGTAGAGTATAAATATGATCAAGTGTGATACACTTTTCTATTACTTTCATAGATACAAGTAAAACAGGTTGTGAGAATAAGTGTATCTTCTTTGTCTTTGGGAAGGCTGATTTTTTCTTGCCAGTAGGATACGTTTCTCCTTCATTGTGGCTAGTACAATGAGTTAATCTAGGCACTGGCATGACTGATCCATGATTCGCGTCCAATAAGCAATATCATTCTCTTACAATCTCCTTCATTTTCTCCTTTCAGATTGATTCCATCATGACCCGGTACGCCCTCTATATGCTACCAGTGGCCATTGTCCTGGCGTACGTTGCCACGTTCTACTACACCGAGGCATGTAATGAAGCAGTCTGTGCTAGTCTGGTCAGCAAGTGTATTTTGCTGAAGGACTGTGGCTGTGAGGTGAAGGATCAGGGGAACTGTACGTGTTGTAAGAACTGCACCAAGTGTCTCACTCTCTCCAATTTATATGTGCAGTGTTGTTCCTGTGTAGGTGAGTACAAGATCTGATCTGATCCaagtcttctggttgtgactttgtcctcgtgGTTCATCACTGAAACCTTCGAAGTGGAAATGACATAAATTATTGAAAGTCGCTGCTGCATAGGAATGCAGATCAGCATAGCTCATACAAACTTGTGCTTTGATTGCTGGCAAGTTAATCCTTTTCAATGTGATCATTTTCAGGAATTTGTCCAAAGCCCAAGTTTGATGACGACATCTATAAAAGCAGTACAATTGAGGATCTCGCCCATCCCGTGCCTGAGCTATTCACCATCCTAACGGACCAGGACGAGTTCATGGAATGGAAGACATACCACTATCCTACCTATCACACTCTTCTTCAGTATCGACCAGAGCTGGGACACTTTGCTATTGATCTTGGTAGGTACAAGAATTTAAGTTACAATTGAGTCCTCTTGTGCTTGAATTAAGAAGACTTCAGGTTATTCATTTTAAATGTTGACTTTCAATACTATCTACGACTCCATGACCTCAGGATATGCATACCGTATTTAACCGCATCTTTCTTTTGACgacctttatcatgtttatgcgt
Coding sequences within it:
- the LOC135496224 gene encoding twisted gastrulation protein homolog 1-A-like, whose amino-acid sequence is MTRYALYMLPVAIVLAYVATFYYTEACNEAVCASLVSKCILLKDCGCEVKDQGNCTCCKNCTKCLTLSNLYVQCCSCVGICPKPKFDDDIYKSSTIEDLAHPVPELFTILTDQDEFMEWKTYHYPTYHTLLQYRPELGHFAIDLGADPQFLKANPKAHHFKTEALKNCTVAYLSDCTSLSKCKTSCKSMGASKMRWFNNDGCCQCIGSSCLDYGMNESKCQRCSLEDDYEYDGADNLDAAKLKVETANIGAGIAADSDLAIDMYN